One genomic window of uncultured delta proteobacterium includes the following:
- the cobT gene encoding Nicotinate-nucleotide--dimethylbenzimidazole phosphoribosyltransferase translates to MTQTCRLTECVSRISPVDPALRATAMAHIDVLTKPKGSLGRLEEMAARLFAVQNGITPLAADPARIVTVAADHGVAEEGVSTSPPVVTRQQVRNFIGGGGGISVLTRTNAIGLQVVDAGVAGEDFAPHPLLVRKKIAPGTANIAKGPAMTMAECLAALDLGISLAEEAHGEGIRCLGTGEMGIANTTPSTALFAALYDLDPAAITGPGTGLSAEGMRHKVAVIKKALDANRDAVKSNNPVALLAALGGLEIATLAGLILGGASLCMPVVIDGFISTAACAMALAIAPHARDYCFFSHASAEPGHAAVMAKIGERPLVDLDFRLGEGTGAVFGMVILRSAAAMYNEMATFSGAGVSEGS, encoded by the coding sequence ATGACCCAGACTTGCCGCCTCACGGAATGCGTTTCGCGCATCAGCCCGGTTGATCCCGCGCTGCGCGCCACAGCCATGGCCCATATCGACGTTTTGACCAAACCCAAGGGCAGCCTTGGCCGACTGGAAGAAATGGCGGCCAGGCTTTTCGCCGTCCAGAACGGCATAACGCCGCTCGCGGCAGACCCCGCCAGAATCGTAACCGTGGCGGCGGATCACGGCGTGGCGGAAGAAGGCGTGAGCACCAGCCCGCCCGTGGTCACGCGGCAGCAGGTTCGTAATTTTATCGGCGGCGGCGGCGGCATCAGCGTGCTTACCCGGACCAACGCCATCGGCCTCCAGGTGGTGGATGCCGGGGTCGCCGGGGAAGACTTCGCCCCGCACCCCCTCCTGGTGCGGAAAAAGATCGCCCCGGGCACGGCCAATATCGCCAAAGGCCCGGCCATGACCATGGCGGAATGCCTCGCGGCCCTGGACCTGGGCATATCGCTCGCCGAAGAAGCGCACGGGGAAGGCATCCGCTGCCTCGGCACCGGGGAGATGGGCATTGCCAACACCACCCCCTCCACCGCGCTGTTCGCGGCGCTCTATGATCTTGACCCCGCGGCCATCACCGGGCCGGGCACGGGGTTGTCCGCGGAAGGCATGCGGCACAAGGTCGCGGTTATAAAAAAAGCGCTGGACGCGAACCGCGATGCCGTGAAAAGCAATAATCCCGTGGCCCTGCTCGCGGCCCTCGGCGGGCTGGAAATCGCAACCCTCGCGGGGCTGATTCTCGGCGGGGCGAGCTTATGCATGCCGGTGGTGATAGATGGGTTTATCAGCACGGCCGCCTGCGCCATGGCGCTTGCGATCGCGCCGCACGCGCGGGATTACTGCTTTTTCAGCCACGCCTCGGCTGAACCGGGCCACGCGGCGGTTATGGCGAAAATAGGCGAGCGGCCCCTGGTCGACCTTGATTTCCGGCTCGGCGAAGGCACGGGCGCGGTCTTCGGCATGGTCATCCTGCGGAGCGCCGCCGCCATGTACAACGAAATGGCGACCTTTTCGGGCGCCGGGGTATCGGAAGGGTCATGA
- a CDS encoding dipeptide transporter; ATP-binding component of ABC superfamily (fragment), producing MTGNSFTQQCSSGIPLFAFRNVSRVFTKSGGLFGEAQTFSAVKNVSLSVNKGETLGLVGESGCGKSTLARMAVRLLPPTGGDILLEGISVFSPDEAFVASLPGRVQMVFQDPFSSLNPRMSIGASVGEALTAMGMPTKERNGKVAAMLGMVGLEAETMRRYPHEFSGGQRQRVAIARALVTNPDFVVLDEPTSSLDASVQAQVLALLKDLQDKLRLTYLFISHDLAVISHMSDRVAVMKAGEIVEENDAATLFASPAHPYTKSLLAAAPAYHGIEGEDGGPGKDTPKTGEPKSKKKTHAAP from the coding sequence ATGACGGGAAACTCTTTCACGCAACAATGCTCCAGCGGGATTCCTCTTTTCGCGTTCCGCAACGTGAGCCGCGTGTTCACCAAAAGCGGCGGCCTGTTCGGGGAAGCGCAAACCTTCAGCGCCGTCAAAAACGTCTCCCTTTCGGTCAACAAGGGGGAGACCCTCGGCCTGGTGGGCGAATCGGGCTGCGGCAAATCCACCCTGGCCCGGATGGCCGTGCGGCTGCTGCCGCCCACCGGCGGCGATATCCTGCTGGAGGGAATTTCCGTTTTCTCGCCGGACGAGGCGTTCGTGGCCTCGCTCCCCGGCCGCGTCCAGATGGTCTTTCAGGACCCGTTTTCCTCGCTCAACCCGCGCATGAGCATAGGGGCGAGCGTGGGGGAAGCCCTGACGGCCATGGGTATGCCCACGAAGGAGCGGAACGGAAAAGTCGCGGCCATGCTGGGCATGGTCGGCCTTGAGGCGGAAACCATGCGCCGCTACCCGCACGAGTTTTCCGGCGGCCAGCGGCAGCGCGTGGCCATTGCCCGGGCTCTGGTGACCAATCCCGACTTCGTGGTGCTGGACGAGCCAACCTCCTCCCTGGACGCCTCGGTCCAGGCCCAGGTCCTGGCGCTGTTAAAAGACTTGCAGGACAAACTCCGCCTGACCTACCTCTTCATTTCCCACGATCTGGCGGTAATCAGCCACATGAGCGACCGCGTGGCCGTCATGAAGGCCGGTGAAATCGTGGAGGAAAACGACGCGGCAACGCTGTTCGCCTCCCCGGCCCACCCGTATACGAAAAGCCTCCTGGCCGCCGCGCCCGCCTATCACGGCATCGAGGGGGAAGACGGCGGCCCCGGAAAGGACACCCCGAAAACCGGCGAACCCAAAAGCAAGAAAAAGACGCATGCGGCACCTTGA
- the ytqB gene encoding putative rRNA methylase YtqB (Evidence 3 : Function proposed based on presence of conserved amino acid motif, structural feature or limited homology): MRHLDELIPLSRRALSSALALAKEAYGTSVAPVAPGAPIAPIAVDATAGNGHDTLFLAAAIGEKGRVWAFDVQEAALAATRKRLEAENPDLLSRVSLVRAGHETAATALPAGTAGHLWAVTFNLGYLPGSDRRIVTKAATTLEALDFFASALAVGGVISVHAYLGHDGGEDEGGAVERRFAALPWETWRVAEYTFRNKQRNRETLFLAEKLA; this comes from the coding sequence ATGCGGCACCTTGACGAGTTGATCCCCCTTTCCCGCCGGGCGCTCTCCTCCGCGCTCGCTCTGGCGAAGGAAGCTTACGGAACCTCCGTTGCGCCTGTTGCCCCCGGTGCGCCCATTGCGCCCATTGCAGTGGACGCGACCGCCGGCAACGGGCACGACACCCTGTTCCTGGCCGCCGCCATCGGCGAAAAGGGCCGCGTCTGGGCCTTTGACGTGCAGGAAGCGGCCCTTGCCGCCACCCGGAAACGGCTGGAAGCGGAAAATCCGGACCTGCTCTCCCGCGTATCCCTGGTGCGCGCCGGGCACGAAACCGCCGCAACGGCGCTCCCTGCCGGGACGGCGGGGCATCTTTGGGCGGTAACCTTCAACCTGGGCTATTTGCCGGGCAGCGACAGGCGAATCGTGACGAAAGCCGCCACAACGCTTGAGGCTCTGGATTTTTTTGCGTCCGCGCTGGCGGTCGGCGGGGTTATCAGCGTGCATGCCTACCTGGGGCACGACGGCGGCGAGGACGAAGGCGGCGCGGTGGAACGCCGGTTCGCGGCCCTGCCGTGGGAAACCTGGCGCGTTGCCGAGTACACGTTCCGCAACAAGCAGCGGAACCGGGAAACGCTCTTCCTCGCGGAAAAGCTGGCCTGA
- a CDS encoding conserved exported hypothetical protein (Evidence 4 : Homologs of previously reported genes of unknown function), with product MKAYFRAAVLAFAVVIAAASTAVAAKTFTIAPFEVNGSSAYKYLEKSVPDMFASRLFWQGNFEPAKKTGTTVKIAPTDQAAAAKALSNAGADYIIWGSVTVIGENCSIDTRVLDKAGKTWPISRESTVKKLIPDLRQISDAISAEVFNKPQGKTAQSRQPQQVERVNQMNPDLVRNETTSAEVYINPQFRYAGGSGDDSRLRSQTLNYPSLGMEICDATGNGKLEVFILEERRLHAYRFDADNKLQPLGVFELPATQYALSVRSMDVDFSGRNSIILNAKDSDEDFVTRILTFDGQNFKETARANGIYLNVVNMPPLYSPRLLGQRSDRPKLFKIGVQEAYVKNGKISLGAPLALPKGFNVFNFSCVPAGVDKADAAKYVRFDDGERLLVYSEKGARMSSTEDRYSGATQGIAVNAAMPGMGKDTVIQDEIYYIPMRILVTDLDGDGNHEVIVNKPISTAALIFGNYRSFPQSEIQSLQWDGIGLSLVWKTRRIKGSVTDYTIADPNGDGVSDLVVCVNTHPGALGAAARKTMVILYPLDLSKADPDTQPSISE from the coding sequence ATGAAAGCATATTTCCGGGCAGCCGTTCTGGCCTTCGCGGTCGTTATCGCGGCGGCGTCCACGGCCGTGGCCGCCAAGACGTTCACCATAGCCCCGTTTGAGGTGAACGGCTCCAGCGCGTATAAGTACCTCGAGAAATCCGTTCCCGATATGTTCGCTTCCCGCCTGTTCTGGCAGGGAAATTTCGAACCGGCCAAAAAAACGGGAACCACCGTTAAAATAGCGCCCACCGACCAGGCCGCCGCGGCAAAAGCCCTGTCCAACGCCGGTGCGGACTATATTATCTGGGGGAGCGTCACCGTTATCGGTGAAAACTGCAGCATTGACACGCGCGTGCTGGACAAGGCGGGCAAAACCTGGCCCATCTCCCGCGAAAGCACGGTCAAAAAGCTGATCCCGGACCTGCGCCAGATTTCCGACGCCATCAGCGCCGAAGTGTTCAACAAGCCGCAGGGCAAAACGGCGCAATCGCGCCAGCCGCAGCAGGTTGAGCGGGTGAACCAGATGAACCCGGATCTCGTCCGCAACGAAACCACCTCGGCGGAAGTGTACATAAACCCGCAGTTCCGCTACGCCGGCGGCTCGGGCGACGATTCCCGCCTGCGCTCCCAGACGCTGAACTACCCCTCGCTGGGCATGGAAATCTGCGACGCCACGGGCAACGGCAAACTGGAAGTCTTCATCCTGGAAGAACGGCGCCTGCACGCCTACCGCTTTGACGCGGACAACAAGCTCCAGCCCCTCGGCGTGTTCGAGCTCCCCGCCACCCAGTACGCCCTGAGCGTCCGCTCCATGGACGTGGATTTCTCCGGCCGCAACTCCATCATCCTGAACGCCAAGGACTCGGACGAGGATTTCGTCACCCGAATCCTCACCTTTGACGGCCAGAACTTCAAGGAAACCGCCCGGGCCAACGGCATTTACCTGAACGTGGTCAACATGCCCCCGCTCTACAGCCCCAGGCTGCTCGGGCAGCGCTCCGACCGGCCCAAGCTGTTCAAGATAGGCGTGCAGGAAGCCTACGTCAAAAACGGCAAGATATCGCTCGGCGCGCCTCTGGCCCTTCCCAAGGGATTTAACGTCTTCAACTTCTCCTGCGTCCCGGCCGGTGTGGATAAAGCCGATGCCGCCAAGTACGTCCGGTTCGACGACGGCGAGCGGCTGCTGGTCTATTCGGAAAAAGGCGCCCGCATGTCCTCCACCGAGGACAGATATTCCGGCGCAACCCAAGGCATCGCCGTCAACGCGGCCATGCCGGGCATGGGCAAGGACACCGTCATTCAGGACGAAATCTACTATATCCCCATGCGTATCCTGGTTACGGACCTGGACGGCGACGGCAACCACGAGGTTATCGTCAACAAGCCCATTTCCACGGCGGCGCTCATCTTCGGCAACTACCGTTCCTTCCCGCAGTCGGAAATCCAGTCCCTGCAATGGGACGGCATAGGCCTTTCCCTGGTCTGGAAAACGCGGCGCATCAAGGGCTCCGTCACGGACTACACCATCGCGGACCCCAACGGCGACGGCGTCTCCGACCTCGTTGTCTGCGTCAACACGCACCCCGGCGCGCTCGGCGCGGCGGCCCGCAAAACCATGGTCATCCTGTATCCGCTCGATCTGTCCAAGGCCGACCCGGATACCCAGCCCAGCATCTCGGAATAA
- a CDS encoding Pseudouridine synthase has translation MHILTVNQAEQGMKLINFLSRRLEREAAASELHRWIRSGQVRINSKRARAFDRLAAGDTVRLPPFAADDARQEAVAITVAPGDILDHGLRVLAATDDFLALEKPAGLPSQPGSKQETDVVDILRRRFAGAAYIPAPAHRLDKKTSGILLAGRTHEAQEKLHALFSRRENDKAVTKIYLAWVLGSWPHAQEQVLTDFLAKEADTLDGTAFETVRAVDAQHGKEARCRVSCLETRQTPLGAASLLRVVLETGRTHQIRVQLAIRKLAIIGDMKYKGVPYSHMLLHAHALAFPWKGGRVALESLPDWPAPFAVAEAPNLA, from the coding sequence ATGCATATCCTTACCGTCAACCAGGCCGAACAGGGCATGAAGCTCATCAACTTCCTGTCCCGCCGGCTCGAGCGCGAGGCCGCCGCAAGCGAGTTGCACCGCTGGATCCGTTCCGGCCAGGTCAGGATCAACAGCAAACGCGCCCGCGCCTTTGACCGCCTGGCCGCCGGGGATACCGTCCGCCTGCCGCCCTTCGCGGCGGATGATGCGCGGCAGGAGGCCGTAGCCATCACCGTCGCGCCCGGCGACATTCTGGACCACGGCCTGCGCGTCCTGGCCGCGACGGACGACTTCCTGGCCCTGGAAAAACCGGCGGGGCTCCCTTCCCAGCCGGGTTCCAAGCAGGAGACGGACGTTGTGGATATTCTGCGCCGCCGTTTCGCGGGCGCCGCCTATATCCCGGCCCCGGCCCACAGGCTGGATAAAAAAACCTCCGGCATCCTGCTCGCGGGCAGAACCCATGAGGCGCAGGAAAAGCTGCACGCGTTGTTCTCCCGCCGGGAGAACGACAAGGCCGTCACAAAAATCTACCTCGCCTGGGTTTTGGGCTCGTGGCCACACGCGCAGGAGCAGGTCCTTACCGATTTTCTCGCCAAGGAAGCGGACACTCTCGACGGGACGGCCTTTGAAACGGTCCGGGCCGTCGACGCGCAACACGGCAAAGAAGCCCGCTGCCGCGTATCGTGCCTTGAGACGCGGCAAACGCCCCTCGGCGCGGCGTCGCTCTTGCGCGTCGTTCTGGAAACGGGCCGCACGCACCAGATACGCGTGCAACTGGCAATCCGTAAGTTAGCGATAATCGGCGATATGAAGTACAAGGGCGTTCCCTACTCCCACATGCTGCTGCACGCGCATGCCCTGGCCTTCCCCTGGAAAGGCGGGCGGGTGGCTCTGGAGTCCCTGCCGGACTGGCCCGCGCCTTTCGCGGTTGCGGAGGCGCCCAACCTTGCTTAA
- the rmlB gene encoding dTDP-glucose 4,6 dehydratase, NAD(P)-binding (Evidence 2a : Function of homologous gene experimentally demonstrated in an other organism; PubMedId : 7517391; Product type e : enzyme), whose translation MIPTYLVTGGAGFIGSWFVRAMRRAGKARIVNLDALTYAGNPDNLADLGNDPDYIFAHGSINDASFVAELLTKHRPDAVVHFAAESHVDRSILDPDAFIRTNVLGTGTLLGESLRYWNGLAPAKKDAFRFVHVSTDEVFGSLGPSDPPFTETTPYDPKSPYSASKAGSDHLARAFCATYGLPVLVTNCSNNYGPRQFPEKLIPLMILNALSGKPLPIYGKGENVRDWLHVEDHCEAVALVLEKGIPGETYLIGGKSERTNIELVTALCAVLDKLAPAPAGPHANGITYVTDRPGHDLRYAISPAKIERQLGWKPRHTLETGLEDTVKWYLANMDWVTRVQTGSYRQWIETNYEKR comes from the coding sequence ATGATACCTACCTATCTTGTTACCGGCGGGGCCGGGTTTATCGGGTCCTGGTTTGTCAGGGCCATGCGGCGCGCGGGCAAGGCCCGCATCGTGAACCTTGACGCCCTGACCTACGCGGGCAACCCGGACAACCTGGCGGACCTCGGGAACGATCCGGACTATATTTTCGCCCACGGCAGCATCAATGACGCATCGTTCGTGGCGGAACTCCTTACAAAGCACCGGCCGGACGCGGTGGTCCATTTCGCGGCGGAAAGCCACGTGGACCGCTCCATCCTGGACCCGGACGCGTTTATCCGTACCAACGTGCTGGGCACGGGCACGCTGCTCGGCGAATCGCTCCGCTACTGGAACGGCCTTGCCCCAGCAAAAAAAGACGCCTTCCGTTTTGTGCACGTTTCCACGGACGAGGTGTTCGGTTCCCTCGGCCCGTCTGACCCGCCGTTTACGGAAACCACGCCCTACGACCCCAAAAGCCCCTATTCCGCCAGCAAGGCGGGCAGCGACCACCTGGCGCGCGCCTTTTGCGCAACCTACGGCCTGCCGGTGCTCGTGACCAACTGTTCCAACAATTACGGCCCGCGCCAGTTCCCGGAAAAGCTCATCCCGCTGATGATCCTGAACGCCCTGTCCGGCAAGCCCCTGCCCATCTACGGTAAGGGGGAGAACGTGCGCGACTGGCTGCACGTGGAAGACCACTGCGAAGCCGTGGCCCTGGTCCTGGAAAAGGGCATCCCGGGCGAAACCTACCTCATCGGCGGCAAGAGCGAACGGACGAACATCGAGCTGGTCACCGCCCTCTGCGCCGTGCTGGACAAGCTGGCGCCCGCCCCGGCCGGCCCGCACGCAAACGGCATAACCTACGTCACGGACCGGCCCGGACATGATTTGCGCTACGCCATCAGCCCGGCGAAAATAGAGCGCCAGCTGGGCTGGAAGCCCCGGCATACCCTGGAAACAGGCCTTGAAGATACCGTGAAATGGTACCTCGCCAACATGGACTGGGTCACCCGCGTCCAGACCGGCTCGTACCGCCAGTGGATAGAAACGAACTACGAGAAGCGATAG
- the cpsB gene encoding mannose-1-phosphate guanyltransferase (Evidence 2a : Function of homologous gene experimentally demonstrated in an other organism; PubMedId : 7815923, 8759852; Product type e : enzyme) produces MTKLCPVILSGGSGTRLWPLSRELHPKQFIPFDGDTLFGKTLERVAALPDIAEPLVVCNEQHRFFASGIVREKGLTAKILLEPMPRNTAPAIAMAALAAMADGEDPFLLVLPSDHSIAPQEAFAAAVVTAARGAGEGMLVTFGVTPTRPETGYGYIRHGAVLPWGGHAVARFVEKPDRAAAEAMLQDGGYVWNGGMFLFRASVFLAELAKHAPAMEKEVRATWETRSRDGKFTRFAESAFAAIPSESIDYAVMEKTDKAAVVDLTARWNDLGSWSAFYDEAECDDAGNAVIGDVVLRNVKDSYVHSSHRLVAAMDVANVAVVETADAVLVMDRGNTQGVKELLASLKKDGRPETSTHLTVYRPWGSYQILAQADRFQVKRIVVNPGGVLSSQYHHHRAEHWIVVRGTARITNGDSAMLLSEDQSTYIPLGIVHRLENPGIVPLELIEVQSGSYLGEDDIVRLEDSYGRV; encoded by the coding sequence ATGACGAAACTTTGCCCGGTCATTCTGAGCGGCGGCAGCGGCACGCGGCTGTGGCCCTTGTCGCGGGAGCTGCATCCCAAACAATTCATCCCTTTTGACGGGGACACGCTGTTCGGCAAAACGCTTGAACGTGTGGCCGCGCTGCCGGATATCGCGGAACCCCTGGTCGTGTGCAACGAGCAGCACCGGTTCTTCGCCTCGGGCATCGTGCGCGAAAAGGGCCTCACGGCGAAGATTCTGCTGGAACCCATGCCGCGCAACACGGCCCCGGCAATCGCCATGGCCGCGCTGGCCGCCATGGCGGACGGGGAAGACCCGTTCCTGCTGGTGCTGCCGTCGGACCATTCCATCGCCCCCCAAGAAGCGTTTGCGGCGGCGGTTGTGACGGCCGCGCGCGGGGCCGGGGAAGGGATGCTTGTGACGTTTGGCGTAACGCCCACAAGGCCGGAAACGGGTTACGGCTATATCCGCCACGGCGCGGTCCTGCCCTGGGGCGGGCACGCGGTGGCGCGGTTTGTGGAAAAACCGGACCGCGCGGCGGCGGAAGCCATGCTGCAAGACGGCGGGTACGTTTGGAACGGCGGGATGTTCCTGTTCAGGGCGTCGGTGTTCCTCGCCGAACTGGCAAAACACGCCCCGGCCATGGAAAAAGAAGTCCGCGCGACCTGGGAAACCCGCTCAAGGGACGGCAAGTTCACGCGCTTCGCGGAAAGCGCCTTCGCGGCCATACCGTCCGAATCCATCGACTACGCGGTGATGGAAAAAACGGATAAAGCCGCGGTGGTCGACCTCACGGCCCGCTGGAACGACCTTGGCTCCTGGAGCGCCTTTTACGACGAGGCGGAATGCGACGATGCCGGCAACGCGGTAATCGGCGACGTGGTGCTGCGGAACGTGAAAGATTCCTACGTGCATTCCTCCCACCGGCTGGTGGCGGCCATGGATGTCGCCAACGTGGCCGTGGTGGAAACCGCGGACGCCGTGCTTGTCATGGATCGGGGCAACACCCAGGGCGTCAAGGAACTCCTGGCCTCGCTCAAAAAGGACGGCAGGCCGGAAACCAGCACCCACCTGACGGTATACAGGCCGTGGGGCAGCTACCAGATTCTGGCCCAGGCGGACCGGTTCCAGGTCAAACGCATCGTGGTGAACCCCGGCGGGGTGCTCTCCAGCCAATACCACCACCACCGGGCGGAACACTGGATCGTGGTGCGCGGCACGGCCCGCATTACCAACGGGGACAGCGCCATGCTGCTCAGCGAGGACCAGTCGACCTACATCCCGCTGGGGATCGTGCACCGGCTGGAAAACCCCGGCATCGTGCCCCTGGAGCTGATAGAGGTTCAATCCGGCAGCTACCTGGGCGAAGACGACATCGTCCGCCTGGAAGATTCCTACGGCAGGGTCTGA
- a CDS encoding hypothetical protein (Evidence 5 : No homology to any previously reported sequences): protein MRTIALTRPAPGQHHTLPLAGLDALVLSFNPSDAVFRRRDDALRLTFGDGATIAVTGFFTGDAIPPLPVTLADGTRMDAAEMLALFAPHLALPPASGLESFAAGGEKQPRGKVPADLSGLAADEEFVFSPENAQADDGARHNLQAVYQEVVFSDDEITIGPSVYGTLFTIGTETALHIHLNNNEAEMLDLDDCLARLPGLFPDSPPVRAIAVTGGADNRVILDGASLSGPLETAPLAGLGTTQFDRYAYRYGGGMMLALYIQTILQVAR from the coding sequence GTGCGCACAATAGCCCTTACTCGCCCGGCGCCGGGCCAGCATCACACGTTGCCGCTTGCCGGCCTGGATGCGCTCGTCCTGTCGTTCAACCCGTCCGACGCCGTTTTCCGGCGGCGGGACGACGCGCTGCGCCTGACCTTCGGGGACGGGGCCACCATTGCCGTCACCGGATTTTTTACCGGTGACGCCATTCCCCCGCTGCCCGTTACCCTGGCCGACGGCACGCGCATGGACGCCGCCGAGATGCTCGCGCTGTTCGCGCCGCATCTTGCGCTGCCTCCCGCCTCCGGGCTGGAGTCCTTCGCGGCGGGCGGCGAGAAACAGCCGCGCGGAAAGGTTCCCGCGGACCTTTCCGGCCTGGCCGCGGACGAGGAGTTTGTGTTTTCGCCGGAAAACGCGCAGGCTGACGACGGTGCGCGGCATAATTTGCAGGCGGTGTACCAGGAAGTCGTTTTCAGCGACGATGAGATCACCATCGGTCCGAGCGTTTACGGAACTCTTTTTACAATAGGGACGGAAACGGCGCTGCATATCCACCTGAACAACAACGAGGCGGAAATGCTCGATCTTGACGACTGTCTCGCAAGGCTCCCGGGCCTGTTCCCGGACAGCCCGCCCGTGCGGGCCATCGCCGTTACCGGCGGCGCGGACAATCGCGTCATCCTGGACGGCGCGTCCCTGTCGGGACCGCTGGAAACGGCCCCCCTCGCGGGGCTGGGCACCACGCAGTTCGACCGTTACGCGTATCGCTACGGCGGCGGCATGATGCTGGCGCTGTATATCCAGACCATTCTGCAGGTCGCCCGCTGA
- the ppiB gene encoding peptidyl-prolyl cis-trans isomerase B (rotamase B) (Evidence 2a : Function of homologous gene experimentally demonstrated in an other organism; PubMedId : 1606970, 1864365, 8601841, 9298646, 9600841; Product type e : enzyme): MADSTNVIIETDKGDITLELYPELVPDTVANFLTAVDEGFYAGTIFHRVIQGFMIQGGGLDGDMREKPWEHTPVKNEAASCMPNERGTIAMARTSEPHSATTQFFINTSNNGSLNYKSATSYGFGYCTFGMVTDGMDVVDAIEGVDTTSRFGHDDVPKDVIRIKAVRRA, encoded by the coding sequence ATGGCGGATTCTACCAACGTTATCATAGAAACGGACAAAGGCGACATTACGCTGGAACTCTACCCGGAACTGGTTCCGGACACGGTGGCTAACTTCCTCACAGCCGTGGATGAAGGGTTTTACGCGGGCACGATATTCCACCGGGTCATCCAGGGATTCATGATCCAGGGCGGCGGCCTGGACGGCGACATGCGGGAAAAGCCCTGGGAGCATACGCCGGTTAAAAACGAAGCGGCGAGCTGCATGCCCAACGAGCGCGGCACCATCGCCATGGCGCGCACGAGCGAGCCGCACAGTGCCACAACCCAGTTTTTCATCAATACGTCGAATAACGGTTCGCTCAACTACAAGTCGGCCACGTCGTACGGGTTCGGGTATTGCACCTTCGGCATGGTGACGGACGGCATGGATGTGGTGGACGCCATTGAGGGCGTGGATACCACCAGCCGGTTCGGGCACGATGACGTGCCGAAGGATGTTATCCGCATCAAGGCGGTGCGGCGGGCGTAG
- a CDS encoding putative acetyltransferase (Evidence 3 : Function proposed based on presence of conserved amino acid motif, structural feature or limited homology) has product MPALYAVRLARREEIPLLAPLQLAAAKRFSTDDLPEPLRSTYTVPREYLEEAFARGALWVAAGPDGNPVGYAVLREAERLAFLFQVDVLPDHGRKGLGGSLIERVITRARELGYGELYLTTFGHVPWNAPFYAKLGFAVLRDGEMPAYVRGMLREERGLAANRVAMRKVLRVAV; this is encoded by the coding sequence ATGCCCGCGCTGTATGCCGTCCGCCTTGCCCGGCGGGAGGAAATCCCCCTGCTCGCCCCGCTGCAGCTGGCAGCGGCCAAGCGCTTTTCCACGGACGATCTGCCGGAACCGTTGCGGTCGACCTATACCGTTCCACGGGAGTACCTGGAGGAAGCCTTCGCGCGCGGCGCGCTGTGGGTGGCCGCGGGGCCGGACGGTAATCCCGTGGGGTATGCCGTTCTGCGCGAGGCCGAAAGGCTGGCGTTTCTGTTTCAGGTGGACGTGCTGCCGGATCACGGCCGCAAGGGGCTGGGGGGCTCACTGATCGAGCGCGTCATTACGCGGGCGCGGGAACTCGGGTATGGGGAACTGTACCTGACGACTTTCGGCCACGTGCCGTGGAACGCGCCGTTTTACGCGAAGCTGGGGTTTGCCGTCCTGCGGGATGGGGAGATGCCCGCGTACGTCCGGGGGATGCTGCGCGAGGAGCGGGGGTTGGCGGCCAACCGGGTGGCGATGCGGAAGGTGTTGCGGGTGGCCGTGTAA
- a CDS encoding conserved hypothetical protein (Evidence 4 : Homologs of previously reported genes of unknown function), with protein sequence MTVVFPEETKVARAVRRFCLDCQGAAPSLVRECAEEACPLHPWRLPDAAPLHEVHGRVLRAVRRHCLICAGDRKEARSCDAKDSCSLWEYRFGVHPVTYKRVSIRVRAPKELFLPGFGKE encoded by the coding sequence ATGACTGTTGTTTTTCCGGAAGAAACCAAAGTCGCGCGGGCCGTGCGGCGTTTTTGCCTCGATTGCCAGGGAGCGGCGCCGAGCCTTGTGCGCGAATGCGCGGAGGAAGCGTGCCCCCTGCACCCCTGGCGGCTGCCCGACGCCGCGCCCCTGCACGAGGTCCACGGCCGCGTTCTGCGCGCCGTGCGGCGGCACTGCCTCATTTGCGCGGGCGACAGGAAGGAAGCCCGCTCCTGCGACGCCAAGGATTCCTGCTCCTTGTGGGAATACCGTTTCGGCGTGCATCCCGTGACGTACAAACGCGTCAGCATCCGCGTCCGCGCGCCCAAAGAGCTGTTCCTGCCGGGATTCGGCAAGGAATAA